The proteins below come from a single Caulobacter segnis ATCC 21756 genomic window:
- a CDS encoding AtpZ/AtpI family protein — translation MPKADEPNDKAPQSLDARLAAFEARRAAEKPVKAQSERAQQDGYRLLADLIGGVLVGLGFGWLLDHYVHTSPWGMVGGLLIGLGIAIFSIVRKAMKLSAQASAPSPVPGKVDGDTGDGPTVPKQKRD, via the coding sequence ATGCCCAAGGCCGACGAACCGAACGACAAGGCTCCGCAGAGCCTCGACGCTCGGCTCGCCGCATTTGAGGCGCGGAGGGCGGCGGAAAAGCCGGTGAAGGCCCAGTCCGAAAGAGCACAGCAAGACGGCTACCGTCTGCTGGCGGATCTGATCGGGGGTGTTTTGGTGGGTCTCGGCTTCGGCTGGCTGCTCGACCACTACGTCCACACGAGCCCCTGGGGCATGGTCGGCGGTCTGCTGATCGGCCTGGGGATCGCGATTTTCTCCATCGTCCGCAAGGCGATGAAACTGAGCGCGCAGGCGTCGGCCCCGTCTCCGGTTCCGGGGAAGGTCGACGGAGACACGGGAGACGGGCCTACCGTCCCCAAGCAGAAGAGAGACTAG
- a CDS encoding DUF6481 family protein, which yields MSHLKNTGFADRISAQQEAKKAMLAKFKAKPTVQDPDFDKREEQRAAELEAVRAARAEAKEKARLEALARQEELMAAKRAERKERKALEAAEMRVRKEEKAKERDELRALGKTTNSKQSRAHQWAHLLG from the coding sequence ATGTCGCACCTGAAGAACACCGGATTCGCCGATCGTATTTCCGCCCAGCAGGAAGCCAAGAAGGCCATGCTGGCTAAGTTCAAGGCCAAGCCGACCGTCCAGGACCCCGATTTCGACAAGCGCGAGGAACAACGCGCCGCCGAACTCGAAGCCGTCCGCGCCGCCCGGGCCGAAGCTAAGGAAAAGGCCCGCCTCGAAGCCCTGGCCCGCCAGGAAGAGCTGATGGCCGCCAAGCGCGCCGAGCGGAAGGAGCGCAAGGCTCTGGAAGCCGCCGAGATGCGCGTGCGGAAGGAAGAGAAGGCCAAGGAGCGCGACGAACTGCGCGCCCTGGGCAAGACGACCAACAGCAAGCAGTCGCGCGCTCACCAGTGGGCGCACCTGCTGGGCTAA
- a CDS encoding TSUP family transporter — protein MVSIDVIATLFVVATLAGALDAIAGGGGLVTLPALLLAGLSPVQALGTNKLQGAVSAISSTSAFARRGLIDWKTAWPVAAAAAVAGLCGALCASLLSPQVLRAIVPVLLIAIALYFGFSRALKSEDVTPRMALVPFACFVTPLVGFYDGIFGPGAGAFYMVAIVTLLGYGVLKATAHTKLANAASNLGSLTLFALKGVVVWPVGLAMAAGAFIGAQVGSRLAMRFGPKLIRPLLVVISCAMAVKLLADPANPIRQAIGL, from the coding sequence ATGGTTTCCATAGACGTCATCGCCACCCTGTTCGTGGTCGCCACGCTCGCCGGGGCGCTGGACGCCATCGCCGGCGGCGGCGGGCTCGTGACCCTGCCGGCCCTGCTGCTGGCGGGCCTCTCGCCCGTGCAGGCGCTGGGCACCAACAAGCTTCAAGGCGCGGTCAGCGCGATCTCGTCGACCAGCGCCTTCGCCCGGCGCGGCCTGATCGACTGGAAGACCGCCTGGCCGGTCGCGGCCGCGGCGGCCGTCGCGGGGCTCTGCGGCGCGCTTTGCGCCAGCTTGCTGTCGCCGCAGGTGCTGCGGGCGATCGTGCCGGTGCTGCTGATCGCCATCGCCCTCTATTTCGGCTTCTCGCGCGCCCTCAAGAGCGAGGACGTCACGCCGCGCATGGCGCTGGTCCCGTTCGCCTGCTTCGTCACGCCGCTGGTCGGCTTCTACGACGGCATCTTCGGGCCGGGCGCGGGGGCCTTCTACATGGTCGCGATCGTCACCTTGCTGGGCTACGGCGTGCTGAAGGCGACCGCCCACACCAAGCTCGCCAACGCCGCCAGCAACCTCGGCAGCCTGACCCTGTTCGCGCTGAAGGGCGTGGTCGTCTGGCCGGTGGGCCTGGCCATGGCCGCCGGCGCCTTCATCGGCGCGCAGGTCGGGTCGCGCCTGGCGATGCGGTTTGGTCCGAAGCTGATCCGGCCGCTGCTGGTGGTGATCTCGTGCGCGATGGCGGTGAAGCTGCTGGCCGATCCGGCCAATCCCATTCGCCAAGCGATCGGACTCTAG